The sequence below is a genomic window from Armatimonadota bacterium.
ATGCTGCAGACTTACCTGGAGACCAACCGGGACAACGCGGCGCGGCTGGACCTGGACGCCGACCTGGTCCTCATCCACGACCCGCAGCCCGCGGCCCTGGTGGCCTATGCGCCCCGCCGGGGACGGTGGGTGTGGCGCTGCCACATCGACGTCTCGCGCCCCCAGCGCCGGGCCTGGGCGTTCCTGCGCCTGTTCGTCACCCGGTACGACGGCGCCATCTTCTCGCTACCGCGGTTCGCCCAGCGCCTGCCCATCCCCCAGTACCTCATCTACCCCAGCATCGACCCGCTGTCGGAAAAGAACCGGGACCTCAGCCCCGCGGAGGTGGACGCGGTCCTGCACCGCCTGAACGTCCCTCAGGACAAGCCCCTCCTGTTGCAGGTGTCGCGGTTTGACCGTTTCAAGGACCCCATCGGGGTCATCAACGCCTACCGGCTGGTCAAGAAGTACGACGACTGCCGGCTGGTCCTCGCCGGCGGCCCGGCCGACGACGACCCGGAAGGAGCCCAGGTCCTGGCCGAGGTGATGCAGGCCAGTAGCGACGACCCCGACATCCACGTGCTGGTCCTGCCGCCCACCGCGCACCACGAGATCAACGCGTTGCAGCGGGCGGCCACCATCATCATCCAGAAGTCCACCCGGGAGGGGTTCGGGCTGACGGTGGCCGAGGGGATGTGGAAGGGCAAGCCGGTGATCGGGGGGTTTGCCGGCGGCATCACCGTGCAGATCATCTGGGGCGTCACCGGCTACACGGTGAATTCCGTGGAGGGATGCGCGTTCCGCATCCGCCACCTGCTCCACAACCCCGAGCTGGCCGCGCAGATGGGCCGCGCCGGCAGGGAGTACGTCCGGGAGCGGTTCCTGATCACCCGGGACCTGGCCGAGCACCTGGCCCTGATGGTCACCCTGCTCGGCTAGCCTCTTCCACCAGCCAGGCCAAAAACTCCCGGACCTCGTCTGCGTCCCGGGCCACAAAGCGGGCCGTGGTGGCGGCGGGATCCGCCCCTACCCGCACCGTCACCGCCCCCGGCGGCATCGCCGCAAACAGGTCTTCGTCGGTCTGGTCGTCGCCGACGCAGACCACCGCCACCCGCTCTTCCCACCGCTCTCCGAAGAGGCGGCGGAGGATCTGGCGGGCGGCGGACCCTTTGTCCCACTCCACCTGGGGCCGGATCTCCAGCGCCCGGTGGGCGGGGCGGACCGTCAGGGCCCCGGAGGCCCGGACCGCCTCCTCGAAGACCGCGGTCCGCACGCGCTCCACCAGCGGGTGCGGCGCGCTCCGGTAGTGGACGGTGGCCGACAGGCCTTTGTCCTCCACCAGCACCCCGGGGACGTCGGCCAGGCGTTCCCGCAGCCGCCGGGCGCAGGCGGCCACCGCCGGGCGGACGGCGTGGGCGTCCGGGTGCACCCAGCGGTCGTCTGCGGAGATCTCCAGTCCGTGGTTGCCGGCGTAGACCAGGCCCGGCAGGCCCACCCGCTCCCGCACGTCGTCCAGGGCCCGCCCGCTGATCACCGCCACCAGGGCGGCCCGCCCCGCGGACAGGCGCGCCAGCGTTCCGCGCACCTGCTCGGGCAGCGCGGCCAGGGCGGGGGACTCGGCCAGGGGCGCCAGGGTCCCGTCAAAGTCCAGCAGCACGGCCAGCGGCCGGCCCGCCAGGGCGGCGGCGACGTCCTTTCGGTGGTCCCGCAGCCTCCAGGTGGCGGCCCGGGTGGCCATCACCCGCAGCCCGGCCCGCAGGTGGTCGCCGACCCAGGCGTACACGTCGCGGTCGCGGACGGCCGCGCGCAGGTGGGTCATGCGCACCAGGCGCTCCTCGGGATCCATCTCCAGGGCCCGTTCCAGGGCGTCGGCGGTGCCTTCGGTGTCGTAGGGGTTGATGGACACCGCCCAGGGAAGCTCGTCGTGGGCGCCGGCCAGCTCGCTGCAGACCAGCACGCC
It includes:
- a CDS encoding glycosyltransferase; this translates as MLRRLADRVRGRSLVHVNSTRVGGGVAEMLHRHVPLLEELGVPARWEVITGSEEFFRVTKALHNALQGQEQVFTDAMLQTYLETNRDNAARLDLDADLVLIHDPQPAALVAYAPRRGRWVWRCHIDVSRPQRRAWAFLRLFVTRYDGAIFSLPRFAQRLPIPQYLIYPSIDPLSEKNRDLSPAEVDAVLHRLNVPQDKPLLLQVSRFDRFKDPIGVINAYRLVKKYDDCRLVLAGGPADDDPEGAQVLAEVMQASSDDPDIHVLVLPPTAHHEINALQRAATIIIQKSTREGFGLTVAEGMWKGKPVIGGFAGGITVQIIWGVTGYTVNSVEGCAFRIRHLLHNPELAAQMGRAGREYVRERFLITRDLAEHLALMVTLLG